The DNA region CGCAAAAGAGCGCGCTAGGCCAACATCGCGGCCACGATCTCCTTGACGTGGATCTTGGTGGTGTCGAGCAGGGGAAGAGGGCAAGGGGCGTCGCGCAGGATGAGGGGCAATTCCGTGCCGCCCAGGATCACGCCCTCAATGGCGTCGCGCTGGCGCATGCTCTCGATCACCTTCAGGAAGCCCTCGCGGGTGGCCGGCAAGAAGACGCCTTCCACGAGCTCGCCCATGTATTTCTCATGCACCCAGGCGCGCTCGTCCTCTGCGGGGACGGCGAGGGCGATTCCCCGCCCTGAAAAGGCCTTCTGGTAGAAGCCGGCGGTCATGGTGAAGCGTGTGCCCAGCAGGCCGAGCTTGTTCAGGCCCAGAGCCTGGGCTTCGCGCCAGGTGGCTTCGACGATGCTGATGAGGGGAATGCTGCAGCCCCGGCGCACCTCGTCGAAGACGATGTGCGGGGTGTTGGCGGAGATGAGGCCGAAGTCGGCGCCGGCGCGGGCCAGGCGCTCGAAG from Terriglobales bacterium includes:
- a CDS encoding amino acid racemase, whose translation is MKLPGIIGGTGPESTIDYYQQIIALYRRQRPDGSYPPMLIHSIDLKRAVELVTANDLAGLAAYLAEAFERLARAGADFGLISANTPHIVFDEVRRGCSIPLISIVEATWREAQALGLNKLGLLGTRFTMTAGFYQKAFSGRGIALAVPAEDERAWVHEKYMGELVEGVFLPATREGFLKVIESMRQRDAIEGVILGGTELPLILRDAPCPLPLLDTTKIHVKEIVAAMLA